The DNA segment CTTACTTTTACGTCtcgaattaaattatttttaaattttaataaagaataatgtagaaaaaatgaaagatcaAGATTACATAATTATAATAGTTGGAGTTGAAAatgtaattaagtttaaaaaatagttttatgagtctaattttcatgttgtataattttttacgCTAAAACTAAATAATAGTTTAGTTTTATGAGTCCAATTTTATTGTTGCAGAGGCGAACCCAGAAACTGCCTATTACCTTTTCGTGATCGATCGtgggagaaaaggaaaaacaaaagaattatttagtttattattttaatgaaagtGACATTTAAGCTTCAAGTGTGTAGTCTGAATGATGATTGTTTGACGCATAACTGATTCCGATCGGGGAGGGGGATGACGTGCAGAGCAGTGAGAGAGCTAAAAGGGCAGGTGTCCACTAACGAGCCTCTGTTGCAAAAAAAACAGGGGGctcaatttcatttcattatcaGCTGCTTTTCGACCCGACGAATAGGATCGCTACTTGTGCTGTTTTCTATACGCCTTTCGTTATCTTAGTCTTAGTACTGCACTccagtattatttttttaagaataaaaaaataaaaatagtaatagtaaagaaagaaagaaagagctcCCCCGCCCCCCGCCCCATGTTGCAGTGAGTGACCCATGTCCTTTTCTGCATCTGAGTCTGAGATAATTGAAACACCCACCCTCCAAGCCAAGGTGATATAATTAGGTATGGAAATGGAAAATAGGGTTTGCATTCTGGATCTGTCATCCTTGCCTGCCTCATcaatcaatttattattatgttattacaGTGGTTGAGCTGATATATTTGCCTTTTCAGGCTGATTGATTACGAAACTAAGTGAAACTATGAGTGGAGCTGTTCTTGTTGCTGTTGCTGCTGCCATCGGTAACTTACTACAAGGATGGGATAATGCGACTATTGCAGGTTTggtgaattgattttatttctttctttcatgtAACGTTGTATGAATGAATTAAAATGGCTTATCTAGCCATTAACCCCGAGAGTTTGTATGCAGGATCTATCCTGTACATAAAAAAGGAATTTCAATTAGAAAATGAACCCACAGTTGAAGGTCTAATTGTGGCTATGTCACTTATTGGAGCCACCGTGGTTACTACATGCTCTGGGGCCCTATCAGACTTGCTAGGCCGACGTCCAATGTTGATTATCTCCTCTATGCTTTATTTTGTTAGTTCTCTCGTGATGCTGTGGTCTCCAAATGTTTATATCCTCCTCTTTGCTAGACTTTTAGATGGTTTGGGAATTGGTTTAGCAGTTACCTTGGTTCCTCTTTACATATCTGAGACAGCTCCTCCTGAGATTAGGGGATTACTCAATACACTTCCACAGTTCACTGGTTCTTTGGGAATGTTTTTCTCCTACTGTATGGTGTTTGGGATGTCACTGATGAAGGCGCCTAGCTGGAGAATCATGTTGGGTGTTCTTTCAATcccttctcttattttctttgcaCTCACACTGTTGTTCTTGCCTGAGTCTCCCAGATGGCTTGTCAGTAAGGGCCGAATGCTTGAGGCCAAGAAGGTTTTGCAGCGGCTTCGTGGAAGGGAAGATGTTTCCGGTTAGTTACATGTCTagtcttcattttttattcatgctTTACTACTCTGGATGTTCAAATTAGACCTTAGCTGGTTATGCGCTGGACATTCAGCTGTTCACTTTTGGgcgattatatatatgtattctaTGAGCCTGATCTATTCCAGTTTGCAAAAAAATTTCACTGTTCATTTGTGATAGCTAACAAGAATTGGCATTGAACGATAGATTGTTATCAGTGTGGTCTGACTCTGACAGTGATTGATTTTTCATGTaaatatgattataaatattgaatgcattttttaaagggggggggggggggggtactttaaacattcaaattatatgtgtgtgtgcacATGCACACTTAGTGTAAAACATTTTTAGACAAACATCCAACAGAAATTCACCCTATCACCTCATCATGTCAATGAATAGGATGATGTACTAAAAGAGTGAATTCCTATTGGATGTCTGTGTAACAATGTTTGATACCAATAATGCATATAATTTAAAGTGTATATTTACATCATTTTGGAAGCTTCAGTTTATATTAACTGTtgataatctttttatttttactttttccaTTCTCTCGATATAGACGCACATAGATTTAGTTGATTTTGATCCTTTGTGGATTCGGGCTTTGGACATTCCTGCTAACTTCAAATTGTTTACTTTCTTTTGTTTCTACTGCAGTAATTAATGAGTATATATGCATGACTTTGATAATAATTGTCATTGGGCATGGACAGGTGAAATGGCTCTACTGGTTGAGGGTCTTGGAGTTGGGGGTGATACAGCCATAGAAGAGTATATAATTGGTCCAGCCAATGAACTTGATGAAGAGGATCAATCCagagaaaaagatcaaattaagtTGTATGGACCGGAACAAGGTCAGTCCTGGGTTGCTAGACCTGTTGCTGGACAAAATTCTGTTGGCCTTGTATCTAGGAAAGGAAGCATGGTAAATCAGAGCGGTCTAGTGGACCCTCTAGTGACCCTCTTTGGTAGTATCCATGAGAAGCACCCGGAAACAGGAAGCATGCGAAGCACCCTTTTTCCACACTTTGGGAGTATGTTTAGTGTTGGGGGAAATCAGCCAAGGAATGAAGATTGGGATGAGGAAAGCCTAGCCAGAGAGGGTGATGATTATGTCTCTGATGCTGCTGCTTGTGATTCTGATGACAATTTGCAGAGTCCATTGATCTCTCGTCAAACAACAAGTATGGATAAGGACATAACTCCTCCTGCCCATAGTAACCTTTCAAGCATGAGGCAAGGTAGTCTTTTACATGGAAATGCAGGAGAACCCACTGGTAGTACTGGGATTGGTGGTGGTTGGCAGCTAGCATGGAAATGGTCTGAAAGAGAGAGCCcagatggaaagaaggaaggtGGATTCCAGAGAATATATTTACACCAAGATGGTGGTTCTGGATCTAGACGTGGGTCTGTGGTTTCACTCCCTGGTGGTGATTTACCAACTGATGGTGAGGTTGTACAGGCTGCTGCTCTGGTGAGTCGGTCAGCCCTTTATAACAAGGACCTTATGTGTCAACGGCCAGTTGGACCAGCTATGATTCATCCGTCTGAAACAATTGCAAAAGGGCCAAGTTGGAGTGACCTTTTTGAACCTGGAGTAAAGCATGCATTAATTGTGGGGGTGGGAATGCAAATTCTTCAGCAGGTAAtgacatatttttaatatctgCTTTTTAGTACTTTGTTCCCATCTGTTGTAATATTGCACTTTAGTACTTTGTTTCCTTGCCTTTTGATGAAACATTCATTGTGTTGTATCCAAGCGGTGGTTAGTGGtgcttattttttcttcttgtctGCCTTCTTAAAAATGCTGAACAGGCAAGGACAGGTTTATTGTCATCCTATAACACTGTTTCACCTGTGCAATTTTTCATACAgcttaagaatatattttataagatgTCCTCTCTATTGTGTTTGTTAGAATTTAAGGACTGTGAGGGTTTAAGGTGTTTTCTAATGTTAATAATCTAATTGGGTTAGGGCTTGTATTAGTTGTAGTGCTGTGCTATACAGTAATTGACCTAGGTTATTAGATAAATAGTTGTCAGTCATTTGTATCTATCTCATGCAATTCATCTTAAATAGTCTCTTTCCCAGTTTCAACTGTCCTTACAGTTTATCTGAGCTTCAACAAATGAGTTTGTTTGGGATTTTGCTGTGGctgagatttttaatttttgaagagAATTACTTTAGCAACTATTAGTTTATAGAAGAGtgcattttgaaaaaaaaaaaaaaagattaaatttgagatgttatttgaaaagttatgtgGGTGAAATTGTTTTAGTTGGtgttaaatataaaatcagTCTTGTTCTTTCACCTGACAGCTTAAACAAGTCTTTTTTCATatgtaaaatttgtaaatacTATGAAAATGATTCAAGCCAAATTTCATTGGATTTGAACAATACTTTGAGTTCTGTTTTGGTAAAACAAGCACAAAATTgcttgatattttttatgaattatccACATAAATGAAATTGTGAATCCCAATTTTGTTGAAACATTTTCTTGGTTCATTATGATTAGATTATTCCAATTAGATTTAGTTGATAACACATTTTAGGAATTCGAGACTAAAAAGAGGgttcttttttaataaagtaaaaataaattacatcgTATCTCCCAGTTAATGATATATGATACTAAATCCAACTTTGATGAAAttgtgtaaaaaattataaggccATACTAGATATTATTGAATCTTGATTGGATTTCCTATATTCATGGCCTAGAAAAGAAAATACCAAAGGGATTGAAGCTCTTTCTACATTACCGCaaaaaattttatatcattctaTGTAATcaatagaattttcatttttcaaaatttcacatgaataatttgcttcaataaattttactttataGGTTGAGTTGTTACTGATTTTACTTACCTGCAGAAAAAACTCCTTTAACTCCAAAGCTGAGGCAATTTGTAAGATCAAGCTAAGCATTTTCCTAAAAAGATCTGCTTTTTGGTTTGGAAGTTGTCTAATAGCAGGTGGAGTTACTATAGAGTCACATGTTTGTGATGttctattatataaaaaaaggaaaaattgcaaaaacagaATTATTGATGAAAATATTTCCAGTATGGGAACAACTAATTCACTCAAGTAGCTAATTAagtcaataaattattattcattaacTAATCTTTAAAATCTTTATGTCAACCAATAAGGCCTGGCTATGCTACTGGTGAAAAGTTATGCTGGACTTATTTAAATCCTCTTTAAGTGCAGTTCTCTGGTATAAATGGGGTCCTCTACTATACACCTCAAATTCTTGAGCAGGCAGGTGTTGGTTATCTTCTTTCAAGTCTAGGCCTTGGTTCTACTTCTTCGTCCTTTCTTATTAGTGCGGTGACAaccttgttgatgcttccttgTATAGCCATTGCCATGAGGCTCATGGATATTTCGGGCAGAAGGTATTCATCTCCCCACTACCCTTTTCTATTGACttctttatcaaataataagaaatatgtTGTTGGGGTGTTTTCTTATGAAAAGATTATTTCTATTGCATTTCCCCCCTTCACGTGCATTTCTAAAATCATTCTGTTTAGAATAGATATCTATAACAGATGGATTTGACTTTTTCACTCTTTGCTGTATCAAGCCTGATTAAGATGTTCATGCTGATGAGATTTTTGCTGGTTCCAATGcccccttttttccttttttgtttttttcctccTGTATAACTATAAGGTGcaattttttacttatattgttTTCATGTTCCCATGCGAAATATCtttcacttatttttattttcttataggCCTATTAGgtgcatttttttcttatttaattttcatctagAAGTTGTTTGATGAAATATCTTTTCTATGGCTATCTCTATTAATAAATGTATCACTGCCAAAGCTATATTGGTGTTGGGTTGTTTAAGTTTAGTCATTCTTGCTGTTTTCAAGATAATTTTTGTTCTTTGTGCAGTTTACCCGTGATTCCTTGTGTCTTTCCCCAGTACTTGTTTGTATTCTTTCAGTTGCAATGCATCTTAATGATACTGTATGCTTTTTCCTTTCTGCAGGACTTTGCTGCTCAGTACAATCCCCGTCCTAATAGTAGCTCTTCTCATATTAGTCCTGGGGagtcttgtggatttgggaacCACTGCAAATGCATCAATCTCAACCATTAGTGTTATTGTCTATTTCTGTTTCTTTGTCATGGGATTTGGGCCAATTCCTAATATACTTTGTGCAGAGATCTTCCCCACTCGAGTTCGTGGCCTCTGCATTGCCATTTGTGCTCTTACCTTTTGGATCTGTGATATCATTGTCACCTACACACTCCCAGTTATGCTCAATTCTTTAGGCCTCGCTGGTGTTTTTGGTATTTATGCTGTCGCGTGCTTCATAGCATGGGTGTTTGTCTTTTTGAAAGTTCCAGAAACCAAGGGCATGCCACTGGAAGTGATCATTGAGTTCTTCTCTGTTGGAGCAAAACAGGTTGACGATGCCAAGCACAACTGACCTAAGGATATGATAAATTCAAAAGTTTTGACGGTACCTTCTAATTGTTTTCTATCTACGGCTGTTTAAAATTTTTCcctcttttaaaattttcttttctatttattctctcttttcCGTGGGTTGAGATTCAGAAACAAGAAACTTTGTTTCTATAAAGAAAAACTTTCATTTTCTGGTTCATTTATGAAACTTTATATACTTCCTAGTTACCCTGCTATTCGTAGTTGAAAGTGTTAAATGATCTGCTTTACTTATCGAATTTATGACAATAATGGCTGGTGTATGGTGACCAGAAGATTTTGGGATGGCTACAACAACAATAGCGTCACGAGCTATGTATGATAGTTGGGCTAAAGCTTCTTGCAccccataaaaaataatcacgGATTaggaagaaagaacaagaaaacaagaatatcaattaagggaaaatcaaatcaaatagttTTTGGGATTAGGTTTCACACGATAATTTTCAATagatttattactattatttctaTGCTcatattgattcaaatttaaaagtgaattAACTTAAGGTTTCTCCCGTTCTCTTTCAAGACACGtgtatttaattgaattgaaccCTATTTTTATGATTGCTATGTTCAATTACATTATTTACACTCTTTGTTAGTTCATTGATCCTTGAAGGATTAGACattctttgatgatttaaaacCTAAGTTCTTTTTGTGTGGTTCCAATGTTTAGATTCGCTTTTTAATTCTTGGGTTAATTAACTTTTTAGGTCATTATTTTATACGAGTTCtacttttagtccttaaaacaAATTAACGGGTCTTGgtcttttgaaaaaattcatatattattattcttataattttcattttttcacaaACTCtgaattcttataattttttataaatataaattgatttattaaaaataaaaatacaatataaaaatgagatgaaaatattttaaaataaaaattaattaaaataagttatattcatttattttttactcataGCTACACGTTTGAACtgtaatcattaatattttgacattgtatcttttaatttttactaaaaagttacatattttttgcttttttcctttttcaacaaTAATTCGTGTACACAATATTGCATATCTTAGGTTATAAGTATTCtatgaaatattaatattgagGGCTTGAATATGTGAACTGAAAAATCATATATGctatcaaaatattaaattgaataacacaaatggcataataattaaaataaacactttaatattaaaaataaccaaaaaatatataataaaaaattatttataattttttattttattatcccaaactaataaataaataaaaaaacttctcATCTAGCATCCCACAGTAATTTAGTACTATTATTATGAATGTCTTCCATAAGATATTACTTCCATATTTTTCTGCTTGTGTCATTGCCGATAATATTTGAGAGTTTGTTATTAATCaggtatttgatttaattgttgcTTGAGCATAGTTGATGATATAACTATATAATGCAATTTTCTCTTTTGGTAATTGAAGTAAATAAGGTAAATGCGGTCACCATAACATTATTTAGGTGTTTATATTTGTATTTCGACATTCTCATaagtatttttcatcttttctacAACGCtttaaataacttttcaatTAATACAACTTAAAAATGATTGAAGGCTTCCTAAGCATTGGTTAAGGCTCTTGTTTGAATTAAGAATGAGATATATGTTAAGATATGACACAAAATCACTTCGTTTATATTCAGATATCCTTTATTCATCAAATAATATCTACCcataaaagataattatataaatgatttatataaaacttttgtctaatttttttttaaaatttattatttcattataatTCATCTCTTGTTGATCCACTTTAGTGGGAACTTTCCTCTTTATTATATCTTTTGCGTAAAGGATCTGAGCTGAATTTCACTGTTACATATGTTGATTTGCTTATTTTTCATCAATctgaacttaatttttaaaaaactttatcaaatgcacaacaaaaatttgcatttacaaattaaaaccta comes from the Glycine soja cultivar W05 chromosome 6, ASM419377v2, whole genome shotgun sequence genome and includes:
- the LOC114414386 gene encoding monosaccharide-sensing protein 2-like gives rise to the protein MSGAVLVAVAAAIGNLLQGWDNATIAGSILYIKKEFQLENEPTVEGLIVAMSLIGATVVTTCSGALSDLLGRRPMLIISSMLYFVSSLVMLWSPNVYILLFARLLDGLGIGLAVTLVPLYISETAPPEIRGLLNTLPQFTGSLGMFFSYCMVFGMSLMKAPSWRIMLGVLSIPSLIFFALTLLFLPESPRWLVSKGRMLEAKKVLQRLRGREDVSGEMALLVEGLGVGGDTAIEEYIIGPANELDEEDQSREKDQIKLYGPEQGQSWVARPVAGQNSVGLVSRKGSMVNQSGLVDPLVTLFGSIHEKHPETGSMRSTLFPHFGSMFSVGGNQPRNEDWDEESLAREGDDYVSDAAACDSDDNLQSPLISRQTTSMDKDITPPAHSNLSSMRQGSLLHGNAGEPTGSTGIGGGWQLAWKWSERESPDGKKEGGFQRIYLHQDGGSGSRRGSVVSLPGGDLPTDGEVVQAAALVSRSALYNKDLMCQRPVGPAMIHPSETIAKGPSWSDLFEPGVKHALIVGVGMQILQQFSGINGVLYYTPQILEQAGVGYLLSSLGLGSTSSSFLISAVTTLLMLPCIAIAMRLMDISGRRTLLLSTIPVLIVALLILVLGSLVDLGTTANASISTISVIVYFCFFVMGFGPIPNILCAEIFPTRVRGLCIAICALTFWICDIIVTYTLPVMLNSLGLAGVFGIYAVACFIAWVFVFLKVPETKGMPLEVIIEFFSVGAKQVDDAKHN